A portion of the Cryptomeria japonica chromosome 5, Sugi_1.0, whole genome shotgun sequence genome contains these proteins:
- the LOC131876109 gene encoding uncharacterized protein LOC131876109, which yields MTEKVANQTSFTKDEVKKEREKYAQKEAKKETKKPKVDPVPSKEKPKGTKSTPALVAQDRKPSPSIKGVLKQKENPKRTYIVAFLVVSETESQEEARRAKKKGDFVRLVKKGQSSGAQKRKKAKSDIAPTGRSQRGRQVKTQLNKYLKSGNIQGNSESRWKGKTSC from the exons ATGACAGAAAAAGTAGCTAATCAAACGAGTTTCACCAAGGAtgaggtgaagaaagaaagagaaaaatatgctcaaaaggaggCTAAAAAGGAAACCAAGAAACCAAAGGTTGATCCAGTTCCCTCCAAAGAAAAACCTAAGGGAACTAAGTCTACTCCTGCTCTGGTGGCACAAGATAGAAAACCTAGCCCATCCATAAAAGGTGTGTTGAAGCAGAAAGAAAATCCAAAAAGAACCTATATTGTAGCATTTTTGGTGGTCTCAGAAACTGAATCTCAGGAAGAGGCAAGAAGAGCTAAGAAAAAGGGAGATTTTGTCAGACTAGTGAAAAAGGGTCAATCTAGTGGAGCACAGAAAAGAAAAAAGGCTAAGTCAGATATTGCTCCTACTGGAAGATCCCAAAGAGGTAGACAGGTCAAAACTCAACTCAACAAATACCTTAAGTCTGGAAACATACAAG GCAATTCCGAGAGCAGGTGGAAGGGAAAAACGAGTTGTTGA
- the LOC131042170 gene encoding G-type lectin S-receptor-like serine/threonine-protein kinase At2g19130, translating to MGKKGLPAYMMFSLTVLILICNGDGLSTGRGDSLSLGASLIGNQTLISKNGTFELGFFSPNGSNNWYIGIWYANILEEIIVWVANRQSPAVKKPGVLKLSEKDSWLPGMRFGGQQKLVGWKNSMDPAPGLFSFQLDPSGATRFVLKWNNSVQYWESGTWDGHFFSAVPELINGDYFNATIKNTSSGLYFSYKLLKGISRFLQIKSGGIQEYALFDATKRTLVATHPRDQCAVYGLCGAYGSCNSNNLQFCTCVEGFAPADNRAWNSQDWWSSGCIRQTPLNCGTRKCSTDEFFDPGVMLPDDSASSTLHTQRKIARKPVSATARALRLLSILLPVPVKSGLEIC from the exons ATGGGAAAGAAAGGTCTTCCAGCATATATGATGTTCTCTCTTACTGTACTAATTCTAATTTGTAACGGTGACGGGTTATCTACTGGTAGGGGGGATTCTCTTTCCCTGGGCGCCTCGCTTATCGGAAATCAgacattaatttcaaagaatggaaCGTTTGAATTGGGATTTTTCAGCCCAAACGGAAGCAATAACTGGTATATCGGCATCTGGTATGCCAACATATTAGAGGAGATCATCGTTTGGGTGGCTAATAGGCAGAGCCCAGCAGTAAAGAAGCCTGGCGTTCTGAAGCTGTCCGAAAAAG ATAGCTGGTTGCCCGGGATGAGGTTCGGTGGACAGCAAAAGCTAGTCGGTTGGAAAAACTCAATGGATCCCGCTCCTGGCCTTTTCTCCTTTCAGTTGGATCCATCTGGAGCTACACGATTCGTGCTAAAATGGAACAATTCTGTCCAGTATTGGGAGAGCGGAACTTGGGACGGCCATTTTTTCAGTGCTGTTCCAGAACTAATAAACGGAGACTACTTCAACGCCACCATCAAAAATACTAGTTCTGGTTTGTATTTCAGTTATAAATTGTTGAAAGGGATCTCACGTTTTCTCCAAATCAAGTCCGGAGGAATACAAGAATATGCTTTGTTTGATGCCACTAAACGGACCCTAGTGGCAACTCATCCTAGAGATCAATGTGCCGTATATGGTCTCTGTGGCGCTTACGGAAGCTGCAACTCAAACAATCTTCAGTTCTGCACATGCGTGGAAGGATTTGCCCCGGCAGACAATCGCGCCTGGAATTCGCAAGACTGGTGGTCAAGTGGCTGCATTCGACAGACCCCATTAAACTGCGGTACCAGAAAATGCAGCACAGACGAATTTTTTGACCCTGGTGTAATGTTGCCTGATGATTCAGCTTCGTCCACCCTGCACACACAAAGAAAGATTGCAAGAAAGCCTGTCTCAGCAACTGCTCGTGCACTGCGTTTGCTTTCAATTCTCCTTCCGGTGCCTGtcaaatctggtttggagatttgCTAA
- the LOC131042169 gene encoding G-type lectin S-receptor-like serine/threonine-protein kinase At2g19130 → MHNPPSNSRSTVSIRVAASALPQHQDISSNLKAITIASVLALALSVLSFLMWQRYPLRPPMEMCTDSSDSFLRMFSYMELKIATRNFRFKLGSGGSGSVFKGCLIDGTLVAVKKLEGSRQHEKEFRAEISCLGNIQHANLIRLRGFCAEGSRRLLVYEYMPNGSLNSLLFSSNSKTKRNALDWKARFQIALGTARGLVYLHEKCRDRIIHGDVKPENILLDGNFSPRLADFGLAKLVGRDFSRVLTTTRGTRGYLAPEWISGLPITPNVDVYSFGITLLEIISGRRSIDLNVQDSSQYYFPAWAATQIYEGKMINIVEEGVAVEADIGELTRAIVIGLLCIEREEEMRPSMEQVVRMLEGKMHPQTPQMLSCAVKEKQTDMTETDSDSNDNVVK, encoded by the coding sequence ATGCATAACCCTCCATCAAATAGTAGATCTACTGTCTCCATTCGAGTAGCTGCTTCAGCACTTCCACAGCATCAAGATATTTCCTCCAACCTCAAAGCCATAACCATTGCGAGCGTTCTCGCTCTCGCTTTGAGTGTCTTGTCATTCTTAATGTGGCAAAGGTATCCGCTACGACCACCAATGGAGATGTGTACGGATTCCTCGGACTCTTTTCTTAGAATGTTTAGTTACATGGAGTTGAAGATTGCAACAAGGAATTTCAGGTTTAAGTTGGGGAGCGGTGGATCCGGCTCAGTGTTCAAAGGATGCCTGATAGACGGTACGCTTGTGGCAGTAAAGAAACTTGAAGGTTCAAGACAACATGAGAAGGAATTCCGCGCGGAAATCAGTTGTCTTGGCAATATACAACATGCAAATTTGATCAGGCTTCGAGGGTTCTGTGCAGAAGGATCCAGAAGATTACTGGTTTATGAGTATATGCCCAATGGCTCTCTAAATTCCTTACTGTTCAGCAGTAATTCTAAAACTAAACGGAATGCACTAGACTGGAAGGCCCGATTCCAGATCGCTTTAGGCACTGCACGAGGTCTAGTTTATCTCCATGAGAAATGTAGAGACCGGATCATTCATGGCGATGTAAAGCCTGAGAACATTCTTCTGGATGGTAATTTCTCACCGAGGTTGGCAGACTTTGGGTTGGCAAAGCTTGTTGGTAGAGATTTTAGCCGCGTATTGACGACAACGAGAGGAACGAGAGGTTATTTGGCACCAGAGTGGATCTCCGGTCTTCCCATCACTCCCAATGTTGATGTGTACAGTTTTGGTATAACGCTCTTGGAAATCATTTCCGGGCGAAGAAGTATAGATTTAAACGTGCAAGATTCAAGTCAGTATTACTTTCCTGCATGGGCTGCAACTCAAATTTACGAAGGCAAGATGATTAATATTGTGGAGGAAGGTGTTGCAGTGGAGGCAGATATTGGAGAGTTGACAAGAGCTATTGTTATTGGATTGCTATGCATCGAAAGGGAGGAGGAGATGAGGCCAAGCATGGAACAAGTGGTGCGGATGCTAGAAGGGAAGATGCATCCTCAAACTCCACAGATGCTCAGTTGTGCAGTCAAGGAAAAACAAACAGACATGACCGAGACTGATAGCGATAGCAATGACAATGTTGTCAAATAA